One part of the Ancylomarina subtilis genome encodes these proteins:
- a CDS encoding MATE family efflux transporter codes for MKDFTTGNVARHIFNFTLPMLLGNVFQQLYNIVDSIIVGKVLGKEALASVGASFPIIFTLIALLIGIGSGFSIVISQFYGAKDIDRVKRSIDTMYIFLFVSGFIISILSIIFSEDLFRLLQLPEELLPQATIYLNIYMAGMILFFGFNGTSSVLRGLGDSKTPLYFLILASILNIVFDLLFVMVFKWGIGGAAWATVLAQGIAFIAALLYLNRSHKIMKFALSKLRFDKELFYKSLKIGLPSGLQHTFVAMGMMALLGIVNTFGTDVIAAYTAAGRIDSLAMMPAMNFSQAVAAFVGQNLGANKIDRVKRGFKATFIMSNIFCLAMTALIVIFGSHLMRMFTTDQQVIEIGQNYLIIVSSFYLIFSSMFTIHGVLRGAGDTLIPMFITLFSLWIIRIPAAYLLSSKIGEDGIWWSIPMGWVIGMSFSYFYYRTGKWKTKAVVKY; via the coding sequence ATGAAAGACTTCACTACTGGAAACGTAGCACGCCATATATTTAACTTTACGCTACCCATGCTTTTGGGCAATGTATTTCAGCAACTTTATAATATTGTTGATAGTATCATTGTCGGAAAAGTACTTGGCAAAGAAGCTCTGGCCTCGGTTGGTGCTTCATTTCCAATCATATTCACTTTAATTGCTCTCCTGATAGGTATCGGATCAGGCTTTTCCATTGTCATATCACAATTTTATGGCGCGAAGGATATTGATCGGGTTAAACGATCGATAGACACCATGTACATCTTTTTGTTTGTGTCCGGTTTCATCATTTCGATTCTTAGCATCATTTTTAGTGAAGATCTATTTAGACTGCTGCAATTACCCGAAGAACTTTTGCCTCAGGCAACCATCTATTTAAACATTTATATGGCAGGGATGATTCTTTTCTTTGGGTTTAACGGAACCAGTTCAGTTCTGCGTGGTTTAGGTGATTCAAAAACACCGCTTTATTTCCTAATATTGGCTTCTATACTGAACATTGTATTCGACCTGCTTTTTGTAATGGTTTTTAAATGGGGAATTGGTGGGGCAGCCTGGGCCACTGTTTTAGCTCAAGGCATTGCTTTTATTGCTGCATTACTTTATCTAAATCGCAGTCATAAAATAATGAAATTTGCTTTATCCAAACTCAGGTTTGATAAAGAGTTATTTTACAAAAGTTTAAAAATCGGTTTACCTTCGGGTCTACAACATACATTTGTGGCTATGGGAATGATGGCTCTGCTAGGAATTGTTAACACCTTTGGTACCGATGTGATTGCCGCATATACGGCAGCGGGGCGTATTGATTCTTTAGCTATGATGCCTGCCATGAATTTTTCGCAAGCAGTAGCCGCGTTTGTTGGTCAAAATTTAGGCGCAAATAAAATCGACCGTGTCAAAAGAGGATTCAAAGCCACCTTTATCATGTCCAATATTTTTTGTTTGGCAATGACAGCTCTCATAGTCATCTTTGGAAGTCATTTAATGCGAATGTTTACAACAGATCAACAGGTTATAGAAATCGGTCAGAACTATTTAATTATAGTGAGCTCATTCTACCTGATCTTTTCTTCTATGTTCACCATACATGGTGTTCTGCGAGGAGCCGGAGACACACTGATTCCTATGTTTATTACTCTATTTTCACTGTGGATTATCAGAATTCCTGCTGCATATCTCTTATCATCCAAAATTGGTGAAGATGGAATCTGGTGGTCAATCCCTATGGGCTGGGTCATTGGGATGAGCTTTTCATATTTCTATTACCGAACAGGAAAGTGGAAAACAAAAGCCGTTGTGAAGTATTAA
- a CDS encoding SRPBCC domain-containing protein: MKDYNYTLEISANQEEVFNALTNPFQIELWTGYPATMDDQVGTVFSLWEGDISGCNIQVVKDYKLVQEWFFGETENPSIVSFTLKKAGKNTLLELTHTNIPDEAYDEIVEGWQDYYLGSMKNFLEFY; this comes from the coding sequence ATGAAAGACTACAACTATACTCTGGAGATATCAGCAAATCAAGAAGAAGTATTTAATGCGCTGACAAATCCTTTCCAAATTGAGCTATGGACTGGATATCCTGCAACTATGGATGATCAGGTTGGAACTGTTTTCTCATTGTGGGAAGGTGATATTTCAGGTTGCAATATTCAGGTCGTGAAAGACTACAAATTGGTTCAGGAATGGTTTTTTGGAGAAACTGAAAATCCATCGATTGTCAGCTTTACCCTAAAAAAAGCAGGAAAGAATACCTTATTGGAATTAACGCATACCAATATTCCTGACGAAGCCTATGACGAAATTGTTGAAGGCTGGCAAGATTACTACCTGGGCTCAATGAAAAACTTCCTTGAGTTTTATTAA